One Etheostoma spectabile isolate EspeVRDwgs_2016 chromosome 12, UIUC_Espe_1.0, whole genome shotgun sequence genomic window carries:
- the LOC116699569 gene encoding dipeptidyl peptidase 9, with the protein MPRVKKVKLCDNNEGIWKSCVTVSMAAVDSLSDSTEVVEMEDVPSQFFVEKHSWEGLRDIIHCSRKYSGMIANKAPHDFQFVQKKDENGPHSHRLYYLGMPYGSRENSLLYSEIPKKIRKEALLVLSWKQMLDHFQATPHQGAYSREEELLRERKRLGAFGITSYDYHTQTGLFLFQASNSLFYCQDGGSNGFIQSAPVKPVEIKTQCSGTRMDPKICPGDPDLIAFINNNDLWIAHIKTGEEKRLTYCHKGVDNVKEDPKSAGVATFVIQEEFDRFTGYWWSPSAVEDPNGGKTVYLLYEEVDETEVEIIHVPSPALEERKADAYRYPRTGSKNPKATLKMAEIKTDHQGRIVSMQDKELVVPFTSLFPGTEYIARVGWTSDGKYGCAVLLDRSQRKLQLVLLPPALFIPVTDDPAQRQESVEAVPKNTQPYIIYEETTDVWINVHDIFYPFIQTTEDEFTFIWVNESKTGFSHLYKITSLLQPGCYHWTEDYQHIEGDFKCAIKEEVTLTSGEWEVLARHGSKIWVNEAAKLVYFQGTRDTPLEHHLYVVSYDSPGEVVRLTKPGFSHSCSVSQNFDFFVSHFSNVSTPPCVHVYKLTSSEGDPLLRVVPEFWASMMESPGCPGDYNPPEIFDFPGKSGFQLYGMVYKPHNMQPGRKHPTVLFVYGGPQVQLVNNSFKGMKYLRLNTLASLGYAVVVIDGRGSCQRGLEFEGALQNKMGQVEIEDQVEGLQYVAEKFNFVDLSRVAIHGWSYGGFLSLMGLIQRPNIFKLAIAGAPVTVWMAYDTGYTERYMDVPENNQQGYEEGSVALHVDKLPSEPNRLLILHGFLDENVHFFHTNFLVSQIIRAGKPYQLQVYPNERHSIRCPESGEHYEIMLLHFLQQYL; encoded by the exons CTGTGTGACAGTGAGCATGGCGGCTGTGGACAGTCTTTCGGACAGCACCGAGGTGGTGGAAATGGAGGATGTCCCGTCTCAgttctttgtggagaaacacTCTTGGGAGGGCCTGCGTGACATTATCCACTGTAGCAGGAAGTACTCTGGCATGATCGCCAACAAGGCTCCCCATGACTTCCAGTTTGTGCAGAAGAAGGACGAGAATGGACCCCACTCCCACCGGTTGTACTACCTTG GAATGCCTTATGGAAGCAGAGAGAACTCATTGCTCTACTCAGAAATCCCCAAGAAGATCCGGAAAGAGGCCCTCTTagtgttgtcatggaaacaaaTGCTCGATCACTTTCAG GCTACACCGCACCAGGGGGCCTACTCTCGGGAGGAGGAGTTGCTGAGAGAGCGTAAACGTCTCGGAGCATTTGGTATCACCTCTTATGATTACCATACCCAGACGGGCCTATTCCTCTTCCAGGCCAGCAATAGCCTCTTCTACTGTCAGGATGGTGGCAGCAATGGCTTCATC CAGTCTGCTCCTGTAAAGCCCGTGGAGATCAAGACCCAGTGCTCAGGGACCCGCATGGACCCCAAGATCTGCCCTGGAGACCCTGACCTCATAGCCTTCATCAACAATAACGACCTGTGGATCGCCCACATCAAGACTGGCGAGGAAAAGAGGCTCACTTACTGCCACAAAG GTGTGGATAATGTTAAGGAGGACCCCAAGTCTGCAGGAGTAGCAACATTTGTCATTCAAGAAGAGTTTGACCGTTTCACTGGCTACTGGTGGAGTCCCTCAGCAGTGGAAG ACCCTAATGGAGGTAAAACAGTGTACCTGCTGTATGAAGAGGTGGATGAGACAGAAGTAGAGATTATTCATGTTCCATCTCCAGCACTGGAGGAGCGGAAAGCAGACGCATACAGATATCCCCGTACAG gtAGCAAAAATCCCAAGGCTACCCTTAAAATGGCAGAAATCAAGACAGACCATCAAGGAAGA ATTGTGAGCATGCAAGATAAAGAACTGGTCGTCCCCTTCACTTCCTTGTTTCCTGGGACAGAATACATTGCCAGAGTAGGATGGACAAGTGATGGAAAATA TGGCTGTGCAGTGCTTCTGGACCGCAGCCAGAGAAAACTGCAGCTGGTCCTGCTGCCTCCAGCCCTCTTCATCCCTGTCACGGATGACCCAGCTCAGAGGCAGGAAAGTGTGGAGGCCGtgcccaaaaacacacaaccataCATAATCTATGAAGAGACCACAGACGTCTGGATTAAT GTTCATGATATATTCTATCCCTTTATTCAAACAACAGAAGATGAATTTACTTTCATTTGGGTAAATGAGTCTAAAACAGGTTTCAGCCATCTGTATAAAATCACATCGCTGTTACAACCGGGCTGCTACCATTGGACGGAGGACTACCAACACATAGAGG GAGACTTCAAGTGTGCAATCAAGGAGGAGGTTACATTGACCAGTGGAGAATGGGAAGTGCTAGCAAGACATGGTTCCAAG ATCTGGGTGAACGAGGCAGCAAAGTTGGTGTACTTCCAGGGCACCAGAGACACTCCTCTGGAGCACCACCTCTACGTGGTCAGCTATGACTCGCCTGGAGAGGTGGTCAGACTAACCAAGCCTGGCTTCTCTCATAGCTGCTCTGTTAGTCAG aactttgacttttttgtcagcCACTTCAGTAACGTGAGTACGCCTCCATGTGTTCACGTCTACAAACTGACCAGCTCGGAAGGTGACCCACTACTACGCGTGGTACCCGAGTTCTGGGCCAGCATGATGGAATCACCAG GTTGCCCGGGAGATTACAATCCGCCTGAGATTTTTGACTTTCCAGGAAAGTCAGGCTTCCAACTTTATGGGATGGTGTACAAGCCTCACAACATGCAGCCTGGCAGGAAACACCCGACTGTTCTCTTTGTGTATGGAGGCCCACAG GTGCAGCTGGTGAACAACTCCTTCAAAGGCATGAAGTACCTCCGCCTCAACACGCTGGCCTCTCTGGGCTATGCTGTGGTCGTCATTGATGGGAGGGGTTCCTGTCAGAGGGGCCTTGAATTTGAAGGAGCACTGCAAAACAAAATG GGTCAGGTGGAGATTGAAGACCAGGTGGAGGGGCTGCAGTATGTGGCGGAGAAGTTTAACTTTGTGGACCTGAGCCGCGTTGCCATTCACGGCTGGTCCTATGGAGGTttcctctctctcatggggCTCATTCAGCGACCCAATATCTTCAAG TTGGCTATTGCGGGTGCCCCGGTGACTGTGTGGATGGCGTACGACACAGGCTACACAGAGCGTTACATGGATGTGCCTGAGAATAACCAGCAGGGCTATGAGGAAGGCTCTGTGGCACTGCACGTGGACAAGCTGCCCAGCGA GCCCAACCGTTTGCTGATTCTCCATGGATTTCTAGATGAGAATGTGCACTTTTTCCACACCAATTTCTTAGTGTCACAGATAATCCGAGCTGGGAAGCCTTACCAGCTTCAG GTATACCCCAACGAGCGACACAGTATTCGCTGCCCTGAGTCTGGCGAGCACTACGAGATAATGCTGCTGCACTTTCTACAACAATACCTCTGA
- the angptl4 gene encoding angiopoietin-related protein 4, with protein MKAMKTTLATVTLCLVLLMATGFPLEKKGGSSSGSAGKEKRVQYAGWDDVNVIAHGLLQLGQGLKEHVDKTKVQMRDISTKLKVFNRTVAELGKESQKLRVEGDALKARAHGLEDREGQLLNVTAELREKAEEMQQERRTMKERMSLLEERVDSMLQGDAVVLDTSAGAKNNSDAQNIQLMMEAQNKRVDDLVERIRLQQEKLDKQNVRIRTLQTQVQQSRQRASPRGSDTDAQSGLSEQSDSPVEMATDCHELFLRGETTSGVYTIQPINAEPFKVFCEITADGGWTVIQRRQDGSVDFDQLWQAYKKGFGALDGEFWLGLENIHSIAKDGGYILNIKLSDWSDDLVSIDLPFHLGGEETKYSLKIQKADTFSLLESSLGTDTTSGQPFSTSDQDNDQKKDTNCANHLSGGWWFSNCGPSNLNGRYFQTPPPKQRHQRKQSIFWKTWRGRYYPLKSSRMMIAPAAILKKA; from the exons ATGAAAGCAATGAAGACAACACTGGCAACTGTGACTCTGTGCCTGGTGCTGCTCATGGCAACAGGTTTCcctttggagaagaaagggggTTCATCCTCGGGCAGCGCCGGCAAGGAGAAGCGTGTACAGTACGCAGGGTGGGATGATGTGAATGTCATTGCTCATGGCCTGCTGCAGTTGGGCCAGGGGCTGAAGGAGCACGTGGACAAAACCAAAGTCCAGATGAGGGACATTTCCACCAAGCTGAAGGTCTTCAACCGCACAGTGGCCGAGCTGGGGAAGGAAAGCCAGAAGCTGCGAGTGGAGGGGGACGCCCTGAAGGCTCGAGCCCATGGactggaggacagagaggggcAGCTGCTCAACGTCACCGCCGAGCTGAGGGAGAAGGCGGAGGAGATGCAGCAGGAGAGGAGGACGATGAAAGAGAGGATGAGCCTGCTGGAGGAGAGGGTGGACAGCATGCTCCAGGGGGACGCTGTGGTGCTTGACACCAGCGCCGGAGCCAAGAACAATAGTGATGCTCAAAACATCCAG cTGATGATGGAGGCGCAAAACAAACGCGTTGACGACCTTGTGGAGCGGATCAGGCTCCAGCAGGAGAAGCTTGACAAGCAGAATGTGCGCATCAGGACCCTGCAGACTCAG GTCCAACAGTCACGACAGAGAGCATCCCCGCGTGGCAGCGACACTGACGCGCAAAGTGGCCTGTCCGAGCAAAGCGACTCACCAGTCG aaATGGCAACAGACTGTCATGAGCTGTTCCTGAGAGGAGAGACAACAAGTGGGGTCTACACCATCCAGCCGATAAATGCAGAGCCCTTTAAAGTCTTCTGTGAGATAACTGCTG ATGGCGGATGGACAGTGATCCAAAGGCGTCAAGATGGCTCAGTAGACTTCGACCAGCTATGGCAGGCTTACAAGAAAGGCTTTGGCGCCCTAGATG gAGAGTTCTGGTTGGGTCTAGAAAATATCCACTCCATCGCTAAAGATGGTGGCTACATCCTCAACATCAAGCTCTCTGACTGGAGTGACGACTTGGTATCTATCGACCTCCCCTTCCATCTGGGCGGAGAGGAAACCAAGTACTCGCTTAAGATTCAGAAGGCCGACACGTTCAGCCTCTTGGAGAGTTCCCTGGGGACTGACACCACCTCCGGCCAGCCTTTTTCCACCAGTGACCAAGACAACGACCAGAAAAAGGACACCAACTGTGCCAATCACCTCTCTG GTGGCTGGTGGTTCAGTAACTGCGGTCCCTCCAACCTAAACGGTAGATACTTCCAGACCCCCCCTCCTAAGCAGCGGCACCAGAGGAAGCAGAGCATTTTCTGGAAGACCTGGAGAGGCCGCTACTACCCTCTGAAGTCCAGCAGGATGATGATCGCCCCTGCTGCGATCCTAAAAAAGGCCTAA